In the Lujinxingia vulgaris genome, one interval contains:
- a CDS encoding TetR/AcrR family transcriptional regulator, with amino-acid sequence MTKHKSPDERADQILAAARTCFLERGYFATKMDDIARAAKLSKGGVYFHFPSKREIFRALVQAEFDRATAFMDQVVDEEGDLLAQLLRLGDHFVEAFAADATMPRFMLIAAEMSLRDEPIRQMLLELQEAYIDRLTAILERAIADGHLRQIDARATAIALKSLVDGVQAAYAVGYEPDRDRLVEATFALIGNGLAPR; translated from the coding sequence GTGACCAAACACAAAAGCCCCGACGAACGCGCCGACCAGATCCTGGCGGCCGCCCGCACCTGCTTTCTGGAGCGGGGCTACTTCGCCACCAAAATGGACGACATCGCCCGCGCCGCAAAGCTCTCTAAGGGAGGGGTTTATTTTCACTTCCCCTCCAAGCGCGAGATCTTCCGGGCGCTGGTACAGGCGGAGTTCGACCGCGCCACCGCGTTTATGGATCAGGTTGTCGATGAGGAGGGCGATCTTCTGGCGCAGCTCCTGCGCCTGGGCGACCACTTCGTCGAAGCCTTCGCCGCCGACGCCACAATGCCGCGCTTTATGCTGATCGCCGCAGAGATGTCGCTGCGCGATGAGCCGATCCGCCAGATGCTGCTGGAGCTGCAGGAGGCTTACATCGATCGCCTCACCGCGATCCTGGAGCGGGCGATCGCCGACGGGCACCTGCGCCAGATCGACGCGCGCGCCACGGCTATCGCCCTCAAGTCGCTGGTCGACGGGGTGCAGGCCGCCTACGCGGTGGGCTATGAGCCCGACCGCGATCGCCTGGTCGAGGCGACCTTCGCCCTGATCGGCAACGGACTTGCCCCGCGCTAA
- a CDS encoding protein kinase domain-containing protein, with the protein MAESNREWTKFGRYALLQKIGAGGMAEIYRAKTFGAAGFEKEFAIKLILPSLVDDTEFVEMFINEAKIAVSLYHANVVQVFDLGELDNQYYIAMEFVHGKDLLDVLARCAELNIKIPLNLVLFIAMEMLKGLDFAHRAKDPYGDDLNIIHRDVSPSNILISYAGDVKVGDFGVAKAAIQRNLTESGTLKGKVGYMSPEQVMGEEIDSRSDIFSACIVFVEALSMNRLFVGSSDLDVMLKVRDADVEASLEKMGPLPSDLVQIIRTGLARHREDRYQSAGEFYQALMDFCFQHSIKVSGNDLSNLMRRLFAREIEEEKSQRRSEPGGLAAQRLFEESVPKEAPAAAASEVEFTPEQKSDKSELMAMGDTAAVRDPQNTGRMPARELAGQVARSKEPDAPAEEEGDERRYRYRDGSGLVFGPMGPQTLVDLLRVRRPRADDRVAVGDGPWVKLDEVSEIEVPTGRATARRARPVAVEATLDAATRGGDTDVMRDVRRAVGAMEEESAAAGDTDVMLDERDSLAAGSTDVADMSPPSAAEAELGAQSSPVSQSPPSMGLTMTEGALGSTFQELKNLYASYEGELAEVSFARILGRLHRAGETGRLFVTNGQVEKSIFIRSGEPIYVDSNRREELLGHFLRTRDLITEAQLQEGLARLNEWGGRLGDALVAIGAIPAHAIFTHLSSQMREKLLEIFTWPEGYYGYYENQEPDTQGYSLGLDTYEMIVEGCREQVPLARIKELYRNRNFVSIYLNEPAPFSVDRLRLRANELRVLNQLSAGDNLRALLAKFTPDQHEKVYRTVYLLHQVEILVFEVTERVDLPKVD; encoded by the coding sequence GTGGCTGAGAGCAACCGCGAGTGGACAAAGTTCGGGCGCTACGCCCTCCTGCAGAAGATCGGCGCGGGGGGCATGGCCGAGATCTATCGCGCCAAAACCTTCGGGGCGGCGGGCTTTGAGAAAGAGTTCGCCATCAAGCTGATCTTGCCCAGCCTGGTCGACGACACCGAGTTCGTCGAGATGTTCATCAACGAGGCCAAGATCGCGGTGAGCCTCTACCACGCCAATGTGGTGCAGGTCTTCGACCTGGGTGAGCTCGACAACCAGTACTACATCGCCATGGAGTTTGTGCATGGCAAGGATCTGCTCGATGTGCTGGCGCGCTGCGCCGAGCTCAACATCAAGATCCCGCTCAACCTGGTGCTTTTTATCGCCATGGAGATGCTCAAGGGGCTGGATTTTGCCCACCGCGCCAAAGATCCCTACGGCGACGATCTCAACATCATCCACCGCGATGTCAGCCCCTCCAACATCCTGATCAGCTACGCCGGCGACGTGAAAGTCGGCGACTTCGGGGTGGCCAAGGCCGCCATCCAGCGCAACCTCACCGAGAGCGGCACGCTCAAGGGTAAGGTCGGCTACATGAGCCCCGAGCAGGTGATGGGCGAGGAGATCGACTCGCGCAGCGACATCTTCTCGGCCTGCATCGTGTTTGTGGAGGCGCTGAGCATGAACCGCCTCTTTGTGGGCAGCTCCGACCTCGACGTGATGCTTAAGGTGCGCGACGCCGATGTGGAGGCGAGTCTGGAGAAGATGGGGCCCTTGCCCTCGGATCTGGTGCAGATCATTCGCACCGGTCTGGCGCGCCACCGCGAGGATCGCTACCAGAGCGCCGGGGAGTTCTATCAGGCGCTGATGGACTTTTGTTTTCAGCACAGCATCAAGGTCAGCGGCAACGATCTCTCCAACTTGATGCGCCGGCTCTTTGCCCGGGAGATCGAGGAGGAGAAGAGCCAGCGTCGCAGCGAGCCCGGGGGGCTTGCCGCCCAACGACTTTTTGAAGAGAGCGTGCCTAAAGAGGCGCCGGCTGCGGCGGCCTCCGAGGTGGAGTTTACGCCGGAGCAGAAGTCCGACAAGTCGGAGCTTATGGCGATGGGGGACACCGCCGCGGTGCGCGATCCGCAAAATACCGGGCGTATGCCGGCGCGGGAGCTCGCCGGGCAGGTCGCGCGGAGTAAGGAGCCCGACGCGCCGGCTGAAGAGGAGGGGGACGAGCGGCGTTATCGCTACCGCGACGGCAGCGGGCTTGTGTTCGGGCCGATGGGGCCACAGACGCTGGTCGATCTTTTGCGTGTGCGACGGCCTCGCGCCGACGATCGCGTCGCGGTGGGCGACGGGCCCTGGGTCAAGCTCGATGAAGTCAGTGAGATCGAGGTTCCCACCGGCCGCGCCACCGCGCGGCGCGCGCGCCCGGTGGCGGTGGAAGCCACGCTCGATGCCGCCACCCGCGGCGGTGATACCGACGTGATGCGCGATGTGCGCCGCGCGGTCGGGGCGATGGAAGAGGAGAGCGCCGCAGCCGGTGATACCGACGTGATGCTCGATGAGCGCGACTCGCTGGCCGCCGGCAGCACCGATGTGGCCGATATGAGCCCGCCTTCGGCAGCTGAAGCGGAGCTGGGCGCCCAGTCCTCGCCGGTCTCGCAGTCGCCCCCCTCCATGGGGCTGACGATGACCGAGGGCGCGCTCGGGTCGACCTTCCAGGAACTCAAGAATCTTTATGCGAGCTACGAGGGCGAGCTGGCGGAGGTGTCTTTTGCGCGCATCCTGGGGAGGCTGCACCGGGCCGGGGAGACGGGGCGGCTTTTTGTGACGAACGGGCAGGTGGAGAAGTCGATCTTCATTCGCAGCGGGGAGCCCATTTATGTGGACTCCAACCGCCGCGAAGAGCTGCTCGGGCATTTTTTACGCACGCGCGACCTCATTACCGAGGCGCAGCTGCAGGAAGGCCTTGCGCGCCTCAATGAGTGGGGCGGGCGCCTGGGAGATGCGCTGGTGGCCATCGGCGCGATCCCGGCGCACGCGATCTTCACCCACCTCTCCAGTCAGATGCGCGAGAAGTTGCTGGAGATCTTCACCTGGCCCGAGGGCTACTACGGCTATTACGAGAACCAGGAGCCCGACACCCAGGGCTACTCGCTGGGGCTGGATACCTACGAGATGATCGTGGAGGGCTGCCGTGAGCAGGTGCCGCTGGCGCGCATCAAAGAGCTCTATCGCAACCGCAACTTCGTGAGCATCTACCTCAATGAGCCGGCGCCCTTCAGCGTGGACCGGCTGCGCTTGAGGGCGAACGAGCTGCGCGTGCTCAACCAGCTCAGCGCTGGTGATAACCTGCGCGCGCTCCTGGCGAAGTTCACGCCAGACCAGCATGAGAAGGTCTATCGCACGGTGTATCTGCTGCACCAGGTGGAGATTCTTG